A genomic segment from Candidatus Paceibacterota bacterium encodes:
- the tuf gene encoding elongation factor Tu, producing MTDFDRSKPHVNVGTIGHVDHGKTTLTAAILHVLDMMGGDYGANVKAVEAIDSAPEEKERGITIALSHNEYWTPTRHYAHIDAPGHADYIKNMITGAAQMDGAVLVVAASDGVMPQTREHILLAKQVGVPKIIVFLNKVDQVDDQDLVDLVEEEVRELLTKYEFDGENAPVIRGSGLKALEASSADDEWAKKAEELIKAMDEYFPLPERETDKPFLMPIEDIFSIEGRGTVVTGRIERGIIKVGEEVEIVGIKDTVKTTITGVEMFNKQLQEGQAGDNAGLLVRGIKKEDIHRGQVLAAPGSITPHTEFEAEVYILSKDEGGRHTPFFTGYKPQFYMRTTDVTGEVTLAEGTEMVMPGDTVTFKVKLVGPIALEDQQRFAIREGGRTVGAGVVTKVVA from the coding sequence ATGACAGATTTTGATCGTTCAAAACCGCACGTAAACGTGGGAACCATTGGTCACGTTGACCATGGAAAGACCACACTTACCGCTGCGATCCTCCACGTCCTCGATATGATGGGTGGAGACTACGGTGCAAACGTGAAAGCTGTTGAAGCTATCGACAGCGCACCTGAAGAGAAAGAACGTGGTATTACCATCGCGCTTTCTCACAATGAGTACTGGACACCAACGCGCCACTACGCGCACATTGACGCGCCAGGACACGCCGACTACATCAAGAACATGATCACCGGTGCCGCACAGATGGACGGCGCAGTGTTGGTGGTTGCCGCTTCAGACGGTGTGATGCCACAGACACGTGAGCACATCCTTCTTGCAAAGCAGGTTGGTGTTCCGAAGATCATCGTCTTCCTTAATAAGGTAGACCAGGTTGATGACCAGGATCTTGTTGATCTCGTGGAGGAGGAAGTTCGTGAACTTCTCACCAAGTACGAGTTTGACGGAGAGAACGCCCCTGTTATTCGCGGATCAGGTCTCAAAGCACTTGAGGCATCATCAGCTGATGATGAGTGGGCAAAGAAGGCTGAAGAGCTTATTAAGGCGATGGATGAGTACTTCCCGCTTCCTGAGCGAGAGACCGACAAACCATTCCTTATGCCGATCGAGGACATCTTCTCAATCGAAGGTCGCGGTACTGTTGTTACCGGACGTATCGAGCGAGGAATTATCAAGGTTGGTGAAGAAGTTGAGATTGTTGGAATCAAAGACACCGTCAAGACCACAATCACCGGAGTTGAGATGTTCAACAAGCAGCTTCAGGAAGGGCAGGCGGGCGACAACGCAGGACTCTTGGTTCGCGGTATCAAGAAAGAAGATATCCACCGTGGTCAGGTACTTGCAGCGCCAGGCTCAATCACTCCTCACACTGAGTTTGAAGCAGAGGTGTACATTCTCAGCAAAGACGAAGGTGGACGACATACACCATTCTTTACTGGCTACAAGCCGCAGTTCTACATGCGAACTACTGACGTTACCGGAGAGGTGACCCTCGCTGAAGGAACAGAGATGGTGATGCCAGGTGACACGGTTACCTTCAAGGTAAAGCTTGTTGGGCCGATTGCACTCGAAGACCAACAGCGTTTCGCTATCCGTGAAGGAGGACGAACCGTTGGTGCTGGAGTCGTCACCAAGGTTGTTGCCTAA
- the fusA gene encoding elongation factor G, producing the protein MAREYPLEKVRNFGIVAHVDAGKTTTSERILYYTGQSHKIGEVHEGGTVTDWMEQERERGITITAAAITCFWTPTYDRLGDDGKVVASAESDPTKHRFNIIDTPGHIDFTSEVQRSMRVLDGAVVVFDGVAGVEPQSETNWRYAEDALVPRLCFINKLDRTGASFERSYASILERLSKDAVRMQIPIGEEEMHNGVIDLLTRKVYRSEGNLGEEVIISDDIPENLKADVEKYRAELIEKIVEQDEVAMEKYLEGEEPSLEDLKKLLRKGVIANEIFPVFTGSALKNKGVQNILDAVVDYLPSPLDMPPAKGVKPGTEEVLERKASEDEPFAALVFKLQTDPFVGQLSFFRVYSGVVKAGSTVLNATTGNKERVGRIVRLQADKREEIGEVRAGEIAAAVGMKEAKIGQTLCDPAHPIELEKIEFRLPVISMRIEPKTKADQEKLGVALAKLSDEDPTFRVESDDETGDTIISGMGELHLDILVDRMKREFGVEANTGKPQVAYRETINGSAEAENKYVKQSGGRGQYGHTKIRIKPLAPLPEDEKELEKYLRTVDREDHFEFVNSIKGGIIPNEFIPAVKKGVKEAMERGIVAGYPMVDVSVELFDGSYHDVDSSEIAFKISGSQAFQDAAKRSNPVLLEPIMRVEIVVPEKFMGDINGNISSKRGQVESMEDRTGGLKVIHAKVPLSEMFGYTTTLRSMTEGRGNMVMEFDSYMAVPQNVAQDIIATRS; encoded by the coding sequence ATGGCACGAGAATATCCACTAGAGAAAGTCCGCAACTTTGGTATTGTGGCGCACGTTGACGCGGGAAAGACGACGACGTCTGAGCGTATTTTATATTACACCGGGCAGAGCCATAAGATTGGTGAGGTACACGAAGGTGGAACCGTGACCGACTGGATGGAGCAGGAGCGTGAGCGTGGTATCACCATCACCGCAGCCGCAATCACGTGTTTCTGGACACCAACATACGACCGTCTTGGAGACGATGGTAAGGTAGTGGCAAGTGCCGAGAGTGACCCGACCAAACACCGATTCAATATTATCGACACCCCGGGACACATCGACTTTACCTCAGAGGTGCAGCGCTCTATGCGCGTGCTCGACGGTGCAGTTGTTGTTTTTGACGGTGTTGCCGGTGTTGAGCCACAGTCAGAGACCAACTGGCGCTACGCTGAAGACGCCTTGGTGCCACGACTCTGTTTTATTAATAAGCTTGATCGAACCGGAGCCAGCTTCGAGCGTTCATACGCGAGCATCCTTGAGCGTTTGAGTAAGGACGCGGTACGCATGCAGATTCCTATTGGGGAAGAAGAGATGCACAATGGTGTTATCGATCTCCTTACTCGAAAGGTATACCGATCAGAAGGGAATCTTGGAGAAGAGGTGATTATATCCGATGATATTCCTGAGAATCTTAAGGCTGATGTTGAGAAATATCGAGCCGAGCTTATTGAAAAGATCGTTGAGCAAGACGAAGTGGCGATGGAGAAGTATCTCGAAGGTGAAGAGCCAAGTCTCGAAGATCTCAAGAAGCTCCTTCGCAAAGGGGTAATCGCAAACGAGATCTTCCCCGTCTTTACCGGCTCAGCGCTTAAGAACAAAGGTGTGCAGAACATCCTTGACGCGGTGGTTGACTATCTCCCTTCACCACTTGATATGCCGCCGGCAAAAGGAGTAAAGCCGGGTACCGAAGAGGTCCTTGAGCGGAAAGCATCCGAGGATGAGCCATTCGCAGCGCTCGTCTTCAAGCTCCAGACCGACCCATTCGTCGGACAACTTTCATTCTTCCGTGTCTACTCCGGAGTGGTGAAGGCGGGAAGCACGGTGCTTAACGCGACAACCGGAAACAAAGAGCGTGTTGGTCGTATTGTGCGCCTTCAGGCAGATAAGCGTGAAGAGATAGGAGAGGTTCGCGCCGGCGAGATCGCTGCAGCGGTGGGAATGAAAGAGGCGAAGATTGGGCAAACACTCTGTGATCCGGCACACCCGATCGAGCTTGAGAAGATCGAGTTTCGTCTCCCTGTTATCTCAATGCGTATTGAGCCGAAGACAAAGGCAGACCAGGAGAAACTTGGTGTTGCACTTGCAAAACTCTCGGATGAGGATCCAACGTTCCGCGTTGAGAGTGATGACGAGACAGGAGACACCATCATTTCGGGTATGGGCGAGCTTCATCTTGATATTCTTGTTGACCGCATGAAGCGCGAGTTCGGTGTTGAGGCAAACACCGGTAAACCACAGGTGGCTTACCGTGAGACAATCAATGGAAGTGCCGAGGCAGAGAATAAATATGTAAAACAATCGGGAGGTCGTGGTCAGTACGGACACACCAAGATCCGCATCAAGCCACTAGCACCACTACCGGAGGACGAGAAAGAACTCGAGAAATATCTCCGCACAGTTGACCGTGAGGACCATTTTGAGTTCGTCAACTCTATTAAGGGGGGTATCATCCCGAACGAGTTCATCCCTGCGGTCAAGAAGGGAGTGAAAGAAGCAATGGAGCGCGGTATTGTTGCCGGCTACCCAATGGTGGACGTGTCGGTGGAGCTCTTCGATGGGTCATATCACGATGTCGACTCATCGGAGATTGCCTTTAAGATATCAGGATCCCAGGCGTTCCAAGATGCGGCGAAGCGTTCAAATCCGGTACTCCTCGAGCCGATTATGCGTGTTGAGATCGTTGTTCCTGAAAAATTCATGGGTGATATCAACGGGAACATCAGTTCAAAACGCGGGCAGGTAGAGAGTATGGAAGATCGTACTGGTGGGCTTAAGGTAATCCACGCCAAGGTGCCGCTTTCAGAGATGTTTGGCTACACCACCACCCTTCGCTCAATGACCGAAGGTCGCGGGAATATGGTCATGGAATTTGACTCATACATGGCTGTTCCGCAGAATGTCGCACAAGACATTATTGCGACGCGTAGTTAA
- the rpsL gene encoding 30S ribosomal protein S12 has protein sequence MSTINQLARKGRKKPVTKSKAVALTRGFNTLKNRPAFYPSPFKRGVCTKVTTKTPRKPNSAIRKIARVRLTNGMEVTAYIPGMGHNLQEHSVVLLRGGRVKDINVRYTIVRGKLDAEGVANRKKSRSRYGAKREK, from the coding sequence ATGTCAACAATCAATCAACTTGCTCGAAAGGGACGAAAAAAGCCGGTCACCAAATCAAAAGCGGTGGCACTTACTCGTGGTTTCAATACACTTAAGAATCGTCCGGCATTCTACCCCTCACCATTCAAGCGTGGAGTCTGCACAAAGGTGACGACCAAGACGCCGCGTAAGCCGAACTCAGCTATCCGAAAGATTGCCCGCGTTCGTCTTACGAACGGTATGGAGGTAACCGCATACATCCCCGGTATGGGACACAACCTTCAGGAGCACTCAGTGGTGCTTCTGCGCGGTGGGCGCGTGAAAGACATTAACGTGCGCTACACGATTGTGCGCGGTAAGCTTGATGCGGAGGGGGTAGCAAACCGAAAGAAGAGCCGAAGCCGCTACGGTGCAAAACGAGAAAAATAA
- the rplC gene encoding 50S ribosomal protein L3, with translation MKFILGTKQYMTQVFDETGAVSPATVLKAGPVTVTQVKTTEKDGYQAVQVGFGEKHEKNVASAQKGHFKDLGMFRTLKEFKTDEEFNRGDVVDVSKFEVGDVVEVSAVSKGKGFQGVVKRHGFAGGRRSHGNKHHERTPGSIGAQGPQRVLKGLRMAGRMGADRVTVKNLKVLQVDTQNNQIVLKGAVPGHRGTLVEIRVK, from the coding sequence ATGAAATTCATTCTTGGAACAAAGCAATACATGACGCAAGTCTTTGATGAGACTGGTGCTGTGTCGCCGGCAACCGTCCTCAAGGCGGGTCCTGTGACCGTGACTCAGGTAAAGACGACCGAGAAAGACGGATACCAAGCGGTGCAGGTTGGCTTTGGTGAGAAGCACGAAAAGAATGTTGCGAGTGCACAGAAGGGGCATTTCAAAGATCTTGGCATGTTTCGTACGCTCAAAGAGTTCAAAACTGATGAGGAATTCAATCGTGGAGATGTCGTCGATGTCTCAAAGTTTGAGGTGGGAGATGTTGTTGAGGTTTCAGCTGTCTCAAAAGGTAAAGGGTTCCAGGGTGTGGTGAAGCGCCATGGTTTTGCCGGCGGTCGTCGTTCGCATGGTAACAAACACCACGAGCGAACTCCGGGTTCAATTGGAGCACAGGGTCCGCAGCGTGTGCTTAAAGGGCTTCGTATGGCAGGGCGTATGGGTGCTGACCGGGTAACGGTCAAGAACCTTAAAGTGCTTCAGGTCGACACGCAGAACAATCAGATCGTGCTTAAGGGCGCGGTACCCGGACACCGAGGAACCCTCGTTGAGATTCGTGTAAAGTAA
- a CDS encoding site-2 protease family protein, whose translation METGILFAIIILILSVVIHEVAHGYAANSLGDPTARVAGRLTLNPLKHIDLMGSIIIPGLLVLSSSPILFGWAKPVPYNAYNLRKYAWAQKWGEALVAFAGPGVNILIALFFGVVVHIGSLFGFLTPAFIEISTLVVFINILLATINLIPIPPLDGSKVLAAFLPSSLAQAYDRLRVTLEYNVFLGFGLILLFIYLFSGVFIQFVYSLTQHIVGI comes from the coding sequence ATGGAAACAGGAATTCTCTTCGCTATTATCATACTCATCCTCTCAGTGGTTATCCATGAGGTTGCACACGGGTACGCTGCGAACTCACTTGGTGATCCGACCGCGCGCGTTGCCGGCAGACTCACCCTTAACCCGCTGAAGCACATCGATCTCATGGGGTCGATCATTATTCCGGGGCTTTTGGTTCTCTCGAGTTCTCCGATTCTCTTTGGATGGGCAAAGCCGGTGCCGTACAATGCGTATAATTTGCGTAAGTACGCGTGGGCGCAGAAGTGGGGCGAAGCACTCGTGGCATTTGCTGGTCCCGGCGTGAATATCCTTATCGCACTTTTCTTTGGTGTCGTGGTACATATCGGGTCATTGTTCGGCTTCCTTACACCGGCGTTTATTGAGATAAGTACACTTGTTGTATTTATTAATATACTTCTGGCGACAATCAACCTCATCCCAATCCCACCACTTGACGGCTCAAAGGTGCTTGCGGCATTTCTACCGTCCTCTCTCGCGCAGGCATATGACCGCTTGCGCGTCACGCTTGAGTACAACGTATTCCTCGGATTTGGACTCATTCTTCTCTTTATCTATCTCTTTAGTGGTGTGTTCATACAGTTTGTCTACTCTCTTACACAACATATCGTTGGCATCTAG
- the rpsJ gene encoding 30S ribosomal protein S10 translates to MTTKETKEKTTKKASAKKKSPEASGGIERLRIRVRAYEHKLLDTSVKQIIDTAMRYDAEVVGPVPLPTEKKRYTVNRSTFVHKDAREQFEMRVHKRMIDILNPNQKVIESLTNLSLPSGVSIEVKMM, encoded by the coding sequence ATGACAACTAAAGAGACAAAAGAAAAAACGACAAAGAAAGCGTCTGCAAAAAAGAAATCGCCGGAAGCTTCCGGCGGCATCGAACGCCTTCGTATCCGGGTTCGCGCCTACGAGCACAAACTCCTTGATACATCGGTGAAGCAGATCATCGATACCGCGATGCGCTACGACGCTGAGGTTGTGGGACCGGTGCCGCTTCCGACTGAAAAGAAGCGCTACACGGTAAATCGGTCTACGTTCGTACATAAGGACGCGCGAGAACAATTCGAGATGCGGGTCCATAAGCGGATGATCGACATACTCAACCCCAACCAGAAGGTCATCGAGTCGTTGACCAACCTATCTTTACCTTCAGGTGTCTCGATTGAGGTGAAGATGATGTAG
- a CDS encoding bL28 family ribosomal protein, whose product MAKECPITKKTSKVAGGYSNRTRATQFNPTGKKRRQVNLQKKTIFVPEIDKKVTVKVSTKGIRTINKNGAYKTLKKAGLI is encoded by the coding sequence ATGGCAAAAGAATGTCCAATCACAAAGAAGACCTCTAAGGTTGCTGGCGGCTACAGCAACCGTACTCGTGCTACCCAATTCAACCCAACCGGCAAAAAGCGTCGCCAGGTGAACCTCCAGAAAAAGACTATTTTCGTCCCTGAGATTGATAAGAAAGTGACTGTCAAAGTATCAACCAAAGGAATCCGCACGATCAACAAGAACGGCGCATACAAAACCCTCAAGAAAGCAGGACTAATTTAG
- the rpsG gene encoding 30S ribosomal protein S7 yields the protein MRRPLKKKVELQPDFTYDSVKVAKLINYIMERGKKNTARTIVYRTFDELKKKGDPIEIFETALRNVEPSVEVRSRRVGGANYQVPREIRAERRLALAMRWIIAAAKARKGMPMHKRLAEELMLAYAGEGEAVKRRENTHKMAEANKAFAHFAW from the coding sequence ATGCGACGACCACTCAAGAAAAAAGTAGAACTTCAGCCAGACTTCACGTATGACTCAGTGAAGGTAGCGAAGCTCATCAACTACATCATGGAACGCGGCAAGAAGAACACTGCACGCACGATTGTGTACAGAACGTTCGATGAGCTCAAGAAGAAGGGTGACCCGATCGAGATCTTCGAGACAGCGCTCCGCAATGTTGAGCCATCAGTTGAGGTGCGCTCGCGGCGTGTCGGTGGTGCAAACTACCAGGTGCCACGCGAGATTCGCGCAGAGCGACGTCTTGCGCTCGCAATGCGTTGGATCATTGCAGCTGCAAAGGCGCGTAAAGGCATGCCAATGCATAAGCGACTTGCCGAAGAGCTTATGCTCGCGTACGCAGGTGAAGGAGAGGCGGTAAAGCGCCGAGAGAATACACACAAGATGGCAGAGGCGAACAAGGCCTTTGCTCACTTCGCCTGGTAA